The nucleotide sequence CGGACCGGCTCGTTCACGGCACTTCGACCACGACCTTGATGGCACCGGCCTTCCGGTCCCCCGCGACGCGGAACGCGTGCTCGGCGTCGGCCAGCGGGAAGCGGTGCGTCACCAGGGTCTCCGGGATCTCGGGCCGGGCCGCGAGCATGTCCGCGGCCTGGGCCATCTCGCGCACGCCCCCGTGGGTGCAGTAGCCCATCGACGCGATGAGGCGCACCTCCTTGACCATGAGATCGGTGTACGGCACGTCGAGCGGGACGTACTGCACTCCGAGCACCGACAACACGCCGCCCGGCGCCAGCCGGTCCAGGGCGTCGCGGAGGGCGCTCGCGGAGCCCGCCGCCTCGATCACGATCTCGTACAGCCCGTGCGGCTCGGTGGCGCCGAGGCGTTCGCCGGCCTCGCGCTGGTGCGGGTGGCGGGCCTGGAGGCTGACCTCGGCGGCGCCCTGCGTCTGTGCGGCGGCCACCGCGAGCAGCCCCACCGACCCGCCGCCGATGACCAGGACGCGCGTGTTGGGCCCGGTGCCGGCCACGCGGACGCCGTGCCAGGACACCGCGGCGGGCTCGACCAGCGACGCGTTCGCGACGTCGAGGCCGGGCGGCAGGTCCACGAAACTGCTTGCGGGAGCCCGGAATTGCTCGGCCATGCCGCCGTCCGACAGCACTCCGAGGGCCTTGTTGCCGTCGCGGCGGCACAGGTTGTAGCGGCCCTGGCGGCAGCACTCGCACGCGTGGCAGCCGTAGAGCGCTTCCACCACGACGGGTGTGCCGTCGGAGCGTACGCCGACGAGTTCGTGGCCGAGGATCCACTCCCGGCCCTGGGCGATCGCGATGACGTCGGAGCCGCAGATGCCGATGGCCCGCATCGCCAGCAACTCGCCCTCGCCGGGCGGCTCGTCGACGTCCACCAGCACCGCCCGCCCGGCGCGCCCGCGCAGCGCCTTCACGACGCGGTCCCGGTGCTCGGGAGGCAGGTGTGCCGGGCTCCGGCGCGGTGCGCGCGCTCGGCCGACGCGGGGACGGGGACTTCACGGCCCGGGGGCAGGGACGCCGCCGGCTTCACACTGTGCATCGCGTACTCCATCGGGGCTCAGCGCTGTATGAACAAATGTTCAAACAAGTGCGGCCATGATTACCAGGCGAGCGGTGAAAGCGTCAACAGAACCTCGCCCGCACGGGCGGGCGCGCGATTCCCGGCGCGGCATCGGTCGCGGCGCGGCGGACCATGGGGGCGGCGCCGACGGCTGGTCCGCGAACACCGCGCATGCGGGTGACACCCGGTGATGTGAAGCCCTGCGTCGCTCGGAGGCGTCGGTCGGGCGGACGGGACGGGATCCGTGATCCGGCCCACGGGCGCGCGGTCCGCCCGGCGGTGCCGTGGCGGGACGGTGGGGGCGGTGCGCGCGGGCGCGGCCTGGTGCCGGTCGGCCGACGGACGGCCCGGCCGCGGGTCGTTGCCGCGGGTGGTGTCCGGGCCGGACGGCGGATTCGCGGTGTGCCGCCGTGGGGCGGGTTGGGCGGGCGGTTCGCCGCACGGGCGCCGCCGCATCACCGCCGGGGCGAATCAGCGGGCGGGGGATGTGCGGCGCCCGGGTGTGCGGGAAACGGGAGTTCCCGCCGATCCGAGCGCCGCCGTGCGCCCCGGGGAACGCGGTGATCCGACACGACGCGGGCCCGGTGCGGGCGGGACGCCGTGGTGTGCGTCGAAACAGTCGCGGGAGAGCGGGGGACTACGGGGACTCGGTGCTCGGCGCGGCCGTCGCCACCGGCGTGGCGGGTTCCTCCGCCTGGGTGTCCGGCTCGGGGGTGCTGTCCGCCGGCGGCTCGGGTTGTTCTGCCGGGGTGGGGTGTTCTGCCGGGGGCGCGACGGTGACCGCGGGGGCGGTGGTGGTCGCCGTGGTGTAGAACACCGAGCCGCCCTGCTTGTGGCGCTGGACAAGGCCCTTGGCGACCAGGCCCTCGATCGTGGTGCGTACGACGGTGGTCTTGACGCCGCGGTCGGGGTGGCTCGCGCCCAGGGCCTCGGCGATCTCCGCGATCGAGCGGGGCTCGGCGCCCTGGGAGCCGAGGTGTTCGCGTATGAGGGCGCCGAGGGTGGGCTGCGCGGGCCCCTGAGGGGCATCGGTGCGCGGTGCCGGGCCCTTGGGGGCCTGGCTCTTCGCGGCGCCGGGAGCGGCCTTTTCGGCCTTCGGAGCCTTCCGCTTGCGCGTGCCCGTCGCGGTGGCCGCCGCCGACGCTGGCTTCGCGCGGTCGGCCGCGGGGGAGGGGCCGACAAGGGTGTCCCGGATGGCGACCAGCACCGTGCGGTCCTCGCGCAGGGACTCCAACTGCTCCTGCAGCGCCACGAGTTCGGTGTTCACGCGGTTCTGCTCCTGGGCGTTGCGCGCGAGGTCGTCGGCCACCTGGGTGGCATATTGGGTCGTCAACTCGGTGTTCTGGGGCCGGTCTTGCGCCATGTGGTGTGAGCCCTGCTTCCGTCTCGAATGTGGCGTCCGGGGGTTGGACCCGGATCGTACCTGTCCCACGACGCGCCCGGGTGACAGCGCGGTCCGCACGGACCCGGAGCCGCGGGGCCGCTGTCGCGCGACCCGCCGCGTCCGGTCCGCGGTCTCCCGCAGAGGCGCGGGCGATCAGCCCTTCCCGCACGCCGCGGCCGACAACGGCACCGCAATACGCCCGTACCGCCGCACGGCGTTCGGCGTCGTGCGCACGTCGGCCCAGGGCGCGGCTCCGCGCCGGGTATCAGGACTCGTGTGGTGCGGTGCGGCCGTCCAGCAGGGTGGGGAAGGTGCCCACCGCGTCGAGGGCCATGGACAGTTCGGCGACGATCTTGGGGTCGTCCAGCGGCCCGCGCAGGAACTCCTCCAGGCGGTGCATGCGGTAGCGGACCGTGTTCTGGTGGCAGTAGAGGGTCCGCCCCGCCTCGGCCGCCGAGCCGTGCGCCGCGAGCCACGCCCGCGCGGTCGCGAGCAGCGTCGTGCGGTCCTCCTCGGGCAGCGACAGCACGCCGCCGAGGATGCGGTGCACCGCGCGCTGCGTGGTCTCCAGGTTGTTCATCACCAGTTCCGTCAGCGGTGTGTCGTCGAGTTGCCGCACCCCCGGGGTGTCGGACGGCAGGGACTCCAGCGCGACGCGCGCGTACCGCAGCGCACGGGTCGTCTGCGCGAGCCGGTCGTACACCGGGCTCACCCCCACACGGCCCGTCGCGACGGCCCGGACCGCATCGAGGACGCGCTCGACGTCCTGGCGCCGCGAGCAGGAGATCACCCCCAGCTCGTGCCCCGGCTGCGCGCGCCACGCCGTCCCGGCGTCGATGGCCTGGCACTTGACGTCCAGCCCGGGCAGCGGCGGGTCACCTCCCGCGACGGCCTCCGCGGCCACCAGGAGGAAGTTCCCCTGGTACGGGAAACCCAGCATGCGCGCGATCTCCCACGTCGTGTCGCTCCCCGGCGGCGGCCCCTCGACGAGCGTCGCGACGAGGGCCGAGCGCCGCCGGTCGGTCTCGACCAGCCGCTCCGCGAGGGCGTCACGGTAAGCGGCGGTCGCGGCGGTGGCCTGGCCCTCCGAGATCTCCCAGATCCGGGTGGCCCCGTGCAGCAGCGCGGTCTGCGCCTCGGGGCCGAACCGGATCGCCTCGGCGAGCAGTTGCTCCCAGAAGAAGGTGAAGCTCAGCCGGTAACTGCGCAGCACCTCCGGCAGGGGCACGCCCTGCCGCGCCCGGATCCGGCCGGTCCGCAGCGCCCCGGACAGGTCCGGCTCCGCGGCGGAGCCGTCGAGGTAGGTCAGCACGCAGGCGGTGTTGTGCCGGAGCGAGGCCTGCAGATCCGCGGGTTTCACCCCGACGTTGCGGTAGAACTCGATCTCCGTGGTGATCCGGTCGGCCATCCCGGTGGTGAGCGTGTCGATTCTCGCGGACAGCGTCTTCGCCAGAGCGGCGATCATCGGATCGTGGGCTGCCTCGTACACGCCTGTGCCTCGCTTGATGGTCGAACCGCCGTCCCCCGCGCCGCCGGAAAGGCCGCGGGGGAGAAAGTATGGCCGCAAACACAGTGCGGTCACGCTGGCTTCGGCAAACTGTCACACTTTCGGGGCCGGTTCTCGTAAATCTGACAGGTCGTCACAAGTGCGAACGAGGCCACGGCCGAAGAGCCGTGACCTCGCCCCGGAACCATCGCGGTCGCCGCGTCGGCGGCGAACCGCCGTACGCCTAACCCTGTTTCGGCGCCGCCTGCTGCACGACCTCGAACGACCACAGCGTCGAACCCGAGGCCGCGGGCTTGGGGGCGCCGCCGCCGTGCGGGTGGTCGCCGGACGGCTTGCCCTGGCCCGCGTGGGCGGCCTGCATGGGCCCCTTCATCCAGTTCTCGAAGTCCTCCTCGCTGCGCCAGCGGGTGTAGACCAGGTACTTGTCCGTCCCGTCCACCGGACGCAGCAGCTCGAACCACTCGAAGCCGTCGGAGGATTCGACCGATCCCGCACGCGCGGCGAAGCGCTTCTCCAGGATCTCGCGCGTCTCGGCCGGCACCTCGAGGACATTGATCTTCACGATGCTCATGAGGCCATCTTGCCGTGCGCGGTCGCGGCACGCGGGCCCGCCCTCCGCCGACGCGCGCCCGACGGCCGGCCCCTCGCTTACCCGGGGCGCGGTGGCCCCGGCGGGGACGGAAGGCCGGGGTGCCACGCGGTGTTCGGGGCGCGGCGAACTACGCCGTCCGGGTGACGGTGTGCGGGCCTGGGGCACGGCTGAGCGCCTGGAGCCGGGCCCGCCGGGCGGCGTGCGGGTGAGGCGCACGGCCGTACGGCCCGGCCGGCCGCCATCCGACGGCGAAAGCCCCCGCGCCCGGGCGCGGGGGAGCACACCGGGAGATACTGAGGACCGCCACACCCGAGCCGGAGCGGGCCGCTGGAGGGTCCATGCGCGAAACGGACGACGAAGGCGCCGCGCCCCGGCGTACGAAACTGATGTACGACGCCGCCCGCAGCATCGGTTCCGTCCTGGATGTCCGGGAGACCGCACAGCAGTTGGCGGACCTCCTGATCCCCGAGATGGGCGACGTCTGCGTCGTCGACCTGCACGAGAGCGTGCTGTCCGGAACCCGCTGGCCGGGCGGCCCCCTGCGCTCGGACGAGACGATCCGCGCGGCCGTGGCCGGACCCGTGACACCGGGCATGCTGGGCCCCGGCGCCCGGCTGCCGCCCGTACCCGCGCAGTTCGACGTCCCGCTCCCGGAGCTGAACCGCGGCGAGATCGTGCTCATCACCCCCGAGCAGCTGGCGTTGAGCGAGGCCGAGGGCACCCTCGCGAACGTGTCACCCCAGGGCGCCCGGGGATCCGCGGTCATCCCGCTCTTCGCCCGCGGCAGCACCATCGGCGGGGTCACGCTCTGGAACCTCGCCGACCGCACCTACAGCCCCGCCGACCTCGAACTCCTCCAGGAGATCGCCTCGCGCGCGGCGCTGGCCGTGGACAACGCGCAGCGCTTCGTACGCGAGCGCGCGACCGTCCTCGCCCTCCAGAAGCAACTCCTGCCCGCCGCCGACCCCGACGTGATCGCCGTCGACACCGCGGCGCGCTACCGGCCCGCACACCACACCGCCCGGGACGCGACCGCCGACGGCGCCGGCGGCGACTGGTTCGACGTCATCCCGCTGTCGTCGTTCCGCGTCGCACTCGTCGTGGGCGACGTCTTCGGCCGAGGACTGTCCGCGACCGCGGCGATGGGGCGCCTGCGCAGCGCCGTGCAGACCCTCGCGGAACTGGACCTGGAACCCGACGAACTCCTCACCCACCTGGACGTTCTCGTCCAACGCCTCGTCGCGGAGGCGGGGGACGGCGCGGCGCCGCTCGGGGTGACCTGCCTGTACCTGGTGTACGACCCGCTCGACGGGACCTGCACCGTCGCGAGCGCCGGGCACGTGCCGCCGATCATGGTGCACCCGGACCGGCCGATCGAGCCCATCGACGTGGTGCCGGGCCCGCCGCTGGGGGTGGGAGGGCTGCCGTTCGCGGTGACCACCACACAGGTCCCGGCCGGAACGGTCCTCGCCTTGTGCACCGACGGTCTGCTGACCGGAACGGGCGAGGACCTGGACGCGGGGATGAGCCGGCTCCGCGACCGGCTGCCCGGGATCCTGCGCTCGTCGTCCGACGACCTCGCCCGGGCCTGCGACCGCGCCCTGGAGACGATGAACGCCGGGGCCGGCAGCGACGATTCGGTGCTGCTGCTCGCCCGCACCCGGATGCTGGCGGAATCCGCGTGCGCGCAATGGGAGTTCCCCGCGCGACCCGAGATCGTCGCGGACGCCCGCCTCGTCGTCGGCGCGACGCTCGCCGACTGGGGCCTCGAACACCTCGCGTTCACCACGGAGTTGGTCGTCACCGAACTGGTCACCAACGCCATGCGCCACGCGGTGGGCCCCATCGGGCTGCGGCTGCTCCACGACGGCGTGCTCGTCTGCGAGGTCAGCGACCCCAGCAACACCCAACCCCGTCTGCGGCGTGCGCTGCTCACGGACGAGGGAGGGCGCGGGCTCCTGCTCGTGGCCCAGCTGACCGACCGGTGGGGGTGCCGCTACGGGCAGCAGGGCAAGACGATTTGGACCGAGCAGGCGTTGCACTGACGGACGGCTACGCGTCCCCGGGCTCCTCGGCGCCGTCGATCACGCCGCGTTTGCGCAGGCCGCGCACGACCGACGCCCCGGCGTCGAGGAAGTCCTCAAGGCGGTGACGGGCCGCTCGTTCGCCGTCGCCCGCCACGATCGCGTCGAGAACCTGCCGGTGCGCCCGGACCGTGTCGGCGTGGTCCCGGTCGGTGTAGCGGAACGCGTGCGGGATGAAGCCCGCGTACGCCCGGAGCTGGGCGCGCAGCCGCCGCGAGGCGCCCGCCCGGTGCTCGATCGTCATGATCCCGTAGACGAGTTGGATGATCCGGTCGTTCTCGGCCGGGTCGACCGCGGCCAACTCGTCCACGAGACGCCGGAGTTCGGCGATCGCCTCGTCGTCGGGGTGCTCCGCGAGGCGGCGCACCGCCACCCCGCTCAGCAGGCCCAGGATCTGGAAGTCATCGACGATGGAGTCGGCGTCGAACGGTTCGACGTACACGCCCCGGTGGTAGCGGGTGAACACGATGCCGTCGCGTTCGAGGATGACCATCGCCTCGCGGATGGGCAGGCGGCTCACCCCGAGCACGTCGCCGATCGCGTCGTGGTCGATGCGATCCCCCGAGCGCAGTTGCCCCGTGAAGATCTGCTCGACGACGTAGTCGACGACCGCCTCGCTGGTCTTCCGGCGGACGAGACGCCGTGTACCCGCCGGGGGTGGTTCCGCGGTCATTCGGCCGGCCTCGCTTCGGGGGTGCGGTAGCCGTCGCGGGTGAGGATGCGGACCGGGTCGGTGCCGTCCCATGTCTCGCACGTGCGCGCGACGTTGGTCAGTTGCGTGAGGAACTTCGGGGTCCGCTCGACGACTTCGGTATAGAAACCGAAGTCCGCGGAGGTGTCGAAGTACGCCACCCGGAACGACCCGCCCAGGCTCTCGCACGCCAACTCGTAGCCCAGGTCCAGGTAGTGGGCCTTCTTGCCGTCGTAGTCCGGTGTCACCGTG is from Yinghuangia sp. ASG 101 and encodes:
- a CDS encoding BlaI/MecI/CopY family transcriptional regulator → MAQDRPQNTELTTQYATQVADDLARNAQEQNRVNTELVALQEQLESLREDRTVLVAIRDTLVGPSPAADRAKPASAAATATGTRKRKAPKAEKAAPGAAKSQAPKGPAPRTDAPQGPAQPTLGALIREHLGSQGAEPRSIAEIAEALGASHPDRGVKTTVVRTTIEGLVAKGLVQRHKQGGSVFYTTATTTAPAVTVAPPAEHPTPAEQPEPPADSTPEPDTQAEEPATPVATAAPSTESP
- a CDS encoding zinc-dependent alcohol dehydrogenase; protein product: MKALRGRAGRAVLVDVDEPPGEGELLAMRAIGICGSDVIAIAQGREWILGHELVGVRSDGTPVVVEALYGCHACECCRQGRYNLCRRDGNKALGVLSDGGMAEQFRAPASSFVDLPPGLDVANASLVEPAAVSWHGVRVAGTGPNTRVLVIGGGSVGLLAVAAAQTQGAAEVSLQARHPHQREAGERLGATEPHGLYEIVIEAAGSASALRDALDRLAPGGVLSVLGVQYVPLDVPYTDLMVKEVRLIASMGYCTHGGVREMAQAADMLAARPEIPETLVTHRFPLADAEHAFRVAGDRKAGAIKVVVEVP
- a CDS encoding GntR family transcriptional regulator gives rise to the protein MTAEPPPAGTRRLVRRKTSEAVVDYVVEQIFTGQLRSGDRIDHDAIGDVLGVSRLPIREAMVILERDGIVFTRYHRGVYVEPFDADSIVDDFQILGLLSGVAVRRLAEHPDDEAIAELRRLVDELAAVDPAENDRIIQLVYGIMTIEHRAGASRRLRAQLRAYAGFIPHAFRYTDRDHADTVRAHRQVLDAIVAGDGERAARHRLEDFLDAGASVVRGLRKRGVIDGAEEPGDA
- a CDS encoding PucR family transcriptional regulator, encoding MYEAAHDPMIAALAKTLSARIDTLTTGMADRITTEIEFYRNVGVKPADLQASLRHNTACVLTYLDGSAAEPDLSGALRTGRIRARQGVPLPEVLRSYRLSFTFFWEQLLAEAIRFGPEAQTALLHGATRIWEISEGQATAATAAYRDALAERLVETDRRRSALVATLVEGPPPGSDTTWEIARMLGFPYQGNFLLVAAEAVAGGDPPLPGLDVKCQAIDAGTAWRAQPGHELGVISCSRRQDVERVLDAVRAVATGRVGVSPVYDRLAQTTRALRYARVALESLPSDTPGVRQLDDTPLTELVMNNLETTQRAVHRILGGVLSLPEEDRTTLLATARAWLAAHGSAAEAGRTLYCHQNTVRYRMHRLEEFLRGPLDDPKIVAELSMALDAVGTFPTLLDGRTAPHES
- a CDS encoding antibiotic biosynthesis monooxygenase family protein — protein: MSIVKINVLEVPAETREILEKRFAARAGSVESSDGFEWFELLRPVDGTDKYLVYTRWRSEEDFENWMKGPMQAAHAGQGKPSGDHPHGGGAPKPAASGSTLWSFEVVQQAAPKQG
- a CDS encoding ATP-binding SpoIIE family protein phosphatase encodes the protein MRETDDEGAAPRRTKLMYDAARSIGSVLDVRETAQQLADLLIPEMGDVCVVDLHESVLSGTRWPGGPLRSDETIRAAVAGPVTPGMLGPGARLPPVPAQFDVPLPELNRGEIVLITPEQLALSEAEGTLANVSPQGARGSAVIPLFARGSTIGGVTLWNLADRTYSPADLELLQEIASRAALAVDNAQRFVRERATVLALQKQLLPAADPDVIAVDTAARYRPAHHTARDATADGAGGDWFDVIPLSSFRVALVVGDVFGRGLSATAAMGRLRSAVQTLAELDLEPDELLTHLDVLVQRLVAEAGDGAAPLGVTCLYLVYDPLDGTCTVASAGHVPPIMVHPDRPIEPIDVVPGPPLGVGGLPFAVTTTQVPAGTVLALCTDGLLTGTGEDLDAGMSRLRDRLPGILRSSSDDLARACDRALETMNAGAGSDDSVLLLARTRMLAESACAQWEFPARPEIVADARLVVGATLADWGLEHLAFTTELVVTELVTNAMRHAVGPIGLRLLHDGVLVCEVSDPSNTQPRLRRALLTDEGGRGLLLVAQLTDRWGCRYGQQGKTIWTEQALH